Proteins encoded together in one uncultured Desulfosarcina sp. window:
- a CDS encoding transporter substrate-binding domain-containing protein, with protein MILTSKFLPCRSFPICNLLRNTMEKGTLTPSRIVFLSKTAIDGCIQKRVVQTAGMIGLCIVLFFSVPMAFGQDTGKIKLAAFDYQPFFYQESNEIHGLGVDLGNELFRRLHLETELTLYPLKRALEYMKDGTVDAIMILVKTPERERFLVYSEPLVPAKGYIWSAADRQGGPVNFERLEDLRPYKIGVTVGYSYGGPMDAFLKSINTDAAPQEYLSFKKLMAHRVDIVPATDIIAGSMIKKHPEFHGKFAHSSKPFHEADYYMGIGKKSGLAQMVPLLNKTITEMKAEGFVDKIIKKYTE; from the coding sequence ATGATCCTGACCTCGAAGTTTCTCCCTTGCCGTTCATTCCCGATCTGCAATCTACTGCGTAACACAATGGAGAAGGGCACATTGACACCAAGTCGAATTGTATTTTTATCAAAAACAGCTATCGATGGTTGTATTCAAAAACGCGTGGTGCAGACAGCCGGAATGATTGGCCTGTGCATTGTTCTATTTTTTTCCGTGCCAATGGCATTTGGCCAGGATACCGGAAAAATCAAACTCGCGGCTTTTGACTACCAGCCGTTCTTTTATCAAGAATCCAATGAGATCCATGGCCTTGGCGTCGATCTGGGCAACGAACTCTTCAGACGCCTCCATCTTGAAACGGAACTGACCCTGTACCCATTGAAAAGGGCTTTGGAGTATATGAAAGACGGCACGGTGGATGCGATCATGATCCTGGTAAAAACACCCGAAAGGGAGCGATTCCTGGTCTACAGCGAGCCGCTTGTACCGGCCAAAGGATATATATGGTCAGCCGCCGACAGGCAAGGCGGCCCGGTCAACTTTGAAAGGCTTGAGGATCTCAGGCCGTATAAGATCGGTGTTACCGTTGGGTACAGCTATGGTGGTCCCATGGACGCGTTCCTGAAATCGATAAATACCGATGCCGCCCCCCAGGAATACCTCAGTTTTAAGAAGCTGATGGCCCACCGGGTCGACATTGTTCCGGCGACCGATATCATTGCAGGGAGTATGATCAAAAAGCACCCGGAATTTCATGGTAAATTTGCTCATTCGAGCAAACCGTTCCACGAGGCGGACTATTATATGGGTATCGGTAAGAAATCTGGATTGGCTCAGATGGTGCCTTTGCTCAACAAAACGATAACTGAAATGAAAGCAGAGGGTTTCGTCGACAAAATCATCAAGAAGTATACAGAATAG
- a CDS encoding TIGR03545 family protein yields MKGWIRWKGLIAFVVAVVAIVLVWFLAVDAVVRRAIEIAGTRAVGARVDLAAADLSLFPTGLTLSGLAVTNPDAPMENAVEVGKMTMDLDPGYLIRRKVIVNNLEVEGLAFNTPRKKSGEVPELARKNREKKERQLSETAKAGVEKVCGSFSMPSLSQPDVEAILAKESLDSIATAKELDQALKAEQAKWEKELERLADEKTLAEYQARIEKIKGGGGSLGAILGAAGEVQQLQADIKKDLDRLKAAKKAFTTDFNDYQARVRNLAKAPAKDIQRLTNKYSLSPEGLSNMSQLIFGQRLCGWVKTASDWYGKIEPYMANVSVGGEGKPEEQTPLRGEGKNIRFAESPPMPDFLVRNLKMDAALPVGKLTGKAENVTLDQHILGRPMTFAFLGREMKRIASLNLSGVANFVKPDAPKNEAKLTVKGLGLENLPLIEDEILPLVLRKASGNLNLNLETVGNVLDAALKANFTSAEFDAKAVGKAAMAEALQTALSGIDQFSLNADIAGTLQAYTVDISSDLDKILKSAVGQLVKKEVAKFQAQLEQKISAQLQGPMQQAQSSLSGLGGIETELANRLDLGNNLLKGLKLPF; encoded by the coding sequence ATGAAAGGATGGATCCGCTGGAAGGGCCTGATCGCCTTTGTCGTCGCCGTGGTGGCGATCGTCCTGGTGTGGTTTCTGGCCGTGGATGCGGTGGTGCGCCGGGCCATCGAAATCGCAGGCACCCGCGCCGTGGGCGCCCGGGTGGATCTGGCCGCCGCCGACCTCTCCCTGTTTCCCACCGGTTTGACGCTTTCCGGCCTGGCGGTCACCAATCCGGACGCCCCCATGGAAAACGCCGTTGAGGTCGGGAAAATGACCATGGACCTGGACCCCGGCTACCTGATCCGGCGCAAGGTGATTGTCAACAACCTGGAGGTCGAGGGGCTTGCCTTTAACACGCCCAGAAAAAAATCCGGCGAGGTGCCGGAACTGGCCCGCAAGAACCGCGAGAAAAAAGAGCGCCAACTGTCCGAAACCGCCAAGGCAGGCGTGGAAAAGGTTTGCGGATCATTCAGCATGCCTTCCCTGTCCCAACCCGACGTGGAAGCGATCCTTGCAAAAGAGTCCCTGGATTCCATCGCCACGGCCAAAGAGCTGGATCAGGCGCTGAAAGCCGAACAGGCCAAATGGGAAAAGGAACTGGAGCGGTTGGCGGACGAAAAGACCCTGGCCGAATACCAGGCGCGCATCGAAAAAATCAAAGGCGGCGGCGGCTCGCTGGGCGCGATTTTAGGGGCCGCCGGAGAGGTCCAGCAGCTGCAGGCCGACATCAAAAAGGACCTGGATCGCTTGAAGGCGGCCAAAAAAGCCTTCACCACCGATTTCAACGACTACCAGGCCCGGGTGCGCAATCTGGCCAAGGCGCCGGCCAAGGACATCCAACGTCTCACGAACAAGTACAGCCTTTCTCCCGAGGGCCTGTCCAACATGAGCCAGTTGATTTTCGGCCAGCGGCTCTGCGGTTGGGTCAAAACGGCATCGGACTGGTATGGCAAAATCGAACCGTACATGGCCAACGTTTCCGTCGGCGGGGAAGGAAAACCGGAAGAGCAAACCCCCTTACGGGGCGAGGGTAAGAACATCCGTTTTGCCGAGTCTCCTCCCATGCCCGATTTTCTCGTTCGCAATCTCAAGATGGACGCCGCGCTGCCCGTGGGCAAGCTGACCGGCAAGGCCGAAAACGTCACCCTGGACCAGCATATCCTGGGCCGCCCCATGACCTTTGCCTTCCTGGGCCGGGAGATGAAGCGGATCGCTTCACTGAATTTATCCGGGGTCGCAAACTTCGTTAAGCCGGACGCCCCTAAAAACGAAGCCAAGCTGACCGTCAAGGGTTTGGGGTTGGAGAATCTGCCCCTGATCGAAGATGAAATCCTGCCCCTGGTCCTGCGCAAGGCTTCCGGCAATCTGAATCTGAATCTGGAGACCGTGGGCAATGTTCTCGATGCCGCCCTCAAGGCAAATTTCACCTCGGCTGAATTCGATGCAAAAGCCGTGGGAAAAGCAGCCATGGCCGAAGCTTTGCAGACGGCCCTGTCGGGGATCGACCAATTCTCTCTGAACGCCGACATTGCCGGCACCCTTCAGGCCTACACGGTGGACATCTCCTCGGATCTGGACAAAATCCTGAAATCCGCCGTGGGCCAATTGGTGAAAAAAGAGGTCGCCAAGTTTCAGGCACAGCTCGAGCAGAAAATTTCAGCCCAGCTTCAGGGTCCCATGCAGCAGGCCCAAAGCAGCCTGTCGGGCCTTGGCGGCATCGAAACGGAACTGGCCAACCGGCTGGATCTGGGAAACAATCTGCTCAAAGGACTGAAACTGCCTTTTTAA
- a CDS encoding TIGR03546 family protein has translation MIEAIANLLKVLNSETEPGQISLALCLAMIAGFTPALCPHNLLVLLLVLVLRVNLSAFLLGWAFFSGLAYLLDPLFHRIGLGILTAPSLTALWTGWYNTAWFRLDRLNNTIVMGSLLFSLAAFIPAFFLFNLLIRRYRDHLLAWVRKSKLVKALEASKFYSVYQSVSGWKGGAA, from the coding sequence ATGATCGAAGCCATTGCCAATCTGCTCAAGGTGCTCAATTCGGAAACCGAGCCGGGCCAGATCTCCCTGGCCCTGTGTTTGGCCATGATCGCCGGGTTCACGCCGGCATTGTGCCCCCACAACCTGCTGGTGCTGCTGCTGGTCCTGGTGCTGCGGGTGAACCTTTCCGCCTTTTTGCTGGGTTGGGCCTTTTTCTCGGGGCTGGCCTACCTGCTGGACCCGCTGTTCCACCGCATCGGTCTGGGCATCCTCACCGCCCCTTCCCTCACCGCGCTGTGGACCGGCTGGTACAATACCGCCTGGTTCCGCCTGGACCGGCTGAACAACACCATCGTCATGGGCAGCCTGCTCTTTTCCCTGGCGGCCTTCATCCCCGCTTTTTTCCTTTTCAACCTGCTGATCCGGCGCTACCGCGACCATCTTCTCGCCTGGGTGAGGAAAAGCAAGCTGGTAAAGGCCCTGGAGGCCAGTAAATTCTACAGCGTGTATCAATCCGTGTCCGGATGGAAAGGAGGTGCCGCATGA
- a CDS encoding universal stress protein, producing MPLRVQAIVCAVDFSPFSSLVVSRAVALARRAGLRLYLIHAVHHPQDGVHPTAAFERGGDLSRHTDAARRKIADLMARAPVSWEAVVRFGEPVEQMTAFLDSLPPALVVSASHGVTGFRRLFIGTVVERLTRQLDCPMLVVKPADAEDRQRTEGIRQAVVSCDGHGYWQRLGPLLEMVQSDSGAKVHLVHALESPVAMPPEADGDAASYGESQQAQNLRLQRQLQKQAQQWFPHVDAVDVTVEPGVPQEMVMRVARQQAADLIVVGVHRSTKVGRWISGSTTETLLRQAPCCVMTVPEPATDSHQKGNRR from the coding sequence ATGCCGCTTCGCGTTCAGGCCATCGTTTGTGCGGTCGATTTCTCCCCCTTCAGTTCCCTGGTGGTTTCCCGCGCCGTGGCACTGGCCCGGCGGGCGGGATTGCGGCTCTACCTGATTCATGCGGTGCATCATCCCCAGGACGGGGTTCATCCCACCGCGGCCTTCGAGCGGGGCGGGGACCTGTCCCGGCACACCGACGCGGCCCGGCGCAAAATCGCGGACCTGATGGCCCGGGCACCCGTGTCCTGGGAGGCGGTGGTGCGCTTCGGCGAGCCGGTGGAGCAGATGACCGCTTTCTTGGACAGTCTGCCTCCGGCGCTGGTGGTTTCGGCCAGTCACGGGGTCACCGGTTTTCGGCGGTTGTTCATCGGTACGGTGGTGGAGCGCCTGACGCGCCAGCTGGATTGCCCCATGCTGGTGGTCAAACCTGCCGATGCCGAGGATCGACAACGGACGGAAGGAATTCGGCAGGCGGTCGTCAGTTGCGACGGCCATGGATATTGGCAACGGTTGGGGCCCCTGCTGGAGATGGTTCAAAGCGATTCGGGCGCGAAGGTACACCTGGTGCACGCTCTGGAAAGTCCTGTGGCCATGCCGCCGGAAGCTGATGGTGACGCCGCGTCCTACGGCGAGAGCCAGCAGGCGCAAAACCTCCGGTTGCAACGCCAATTGCAGAAGCAGGCCCAGCAATGGTTTCCCCACGTCGATGCCGTCGACGTTACCGTCGAACCCGGCGTACCCCAGGAGATGGTAATGCGCGTCGCGCGACAGCAGGCGGCCGATCTGATCGTTGTCGGGGTGCATCGCTCGACCAAAGTGGGCCGCTGGATATCGGGCTCGACCACCGAGACCCTTCTTCGCCAGGCCCCCTGCTGCGTCATGACGGTCCCCGAACCGGCGACCGACAGTCACCAGAAAGGGAACCGGCGATGA
- a CDS encoding histone deacetylase translates to MKPTGIVWDPAYLEHMTDEGHPDHPRRLVPLYRKLRDAAGDGHFITLAPPEATDGQILLVHRPSYLERVRATATQGASSLATDTLTCEQSWHTAKLAVGGTIEAIRQVVEGRVANALVLARPPGHHAERSRAMGYCIFNNVAVGAMAARTSMGLERVMVVDWDLHHGNGTQHVFERDPTVFFFSSHQFPHYPGTGHLTETGLGPGEGTTMNVPLGKGFGDGEFTAIYQRLLVPVAREFRPQLILVSAGFDIHIDDPLGGMRVTPAGFAGLTRLILDIAESTCRGRAVFCLEGGYNAEALTESALAMIDELTGRSRTDVTAMAAKAKPGRLKAILEGCLHTHRRFWKELEQ, encoded by the coding sequence ATGAAACCCACGGGCATCGTATGGGACCCCGCCTACCTGGAGCATATGACCGACGAGGGGCATCCTGACCACCCCCGCCGGTTAGTCCCCCTATACCGCAAACTTAGGGATGCAGCCGGAGACGGTCATTTTATTACCCTTGCACCGCCCGAGGCCACCGACGGACAGATCCTGCTGGTGCACCGCCCAAGCTACCTGGAACGGGTGCGGGCCACCGCCACCCAGGGCGCATCCTCCCTGGCCACGGACACCCTGACCTGCGAGCAGTCCTGGCACACGGCGAAGCTGGCCGTGGGCGGGACCATCGAAGCCATCCGGCAGGTTGTGGAGGGCCGGGTGGCCAATGCCCTGGTGCTGGCCCGTCCGCCCGGTCATCACGCCGAACGCAGCCGGGCCATGGGGTACTGCATTTTCAACAATGTGGCCGTCGGCGCCATGGCGGCCCGCACGTCCATGGGACTGGAGCGTGTCATGGTGGTGGACTGGGACCTGCACCATGGCAACGGCACCCAGCACGTTTTCGAGCGTGATCCGACCGTGTTTTTCTTCTCTTCCCATCAATTTCCCCATTACCCCGGCACCGGGCACCTCACCGAAACCGGCCTGGGACCGGGCGAGGGCACCACCATGAACGTGCCCTTGGGCAAAGGGTTCGGGGACGGCGAGTTTACCGCCATCTACCAGCGGCTGCTGGTGCCCGTGGCCCGCGAATTCAGGCCGCAGTTGATCCTGGTTTCCGCCGGTTTCGACATCCACATCGACGACCCTCTGGGCGGCATGCGGGTGACGCCGGCGGGTTTTGCCGGATTGACCCGGCTGATCCTGGACATCGCCGAATCGACCTGCCGGGGCCGGGCCGTCTTCTGCCTGGAAGGGGGGTACAACGCCGAGGCCCTGACCGAATCGGCCCTGGCGATGATCGACGAGTTGACCGGCCGCAGCCGGACCGATGTGACGGCCATGGCGGCAAAGGCCAAACCTGGCCGCCTGAAAGCCATCCTGGAAGGCTGTCTGCATACCCA